A segment of the Sander lucioperca isolate FBNREF2018 chromosome 7, SLUC_FBN_1.2, whole genome shotgun sequence genome:
TGAGTAGGAAGCGCTTTAATCATCCCCCACATAAACAACCCAAACAGTGATTGGCTAGTATCGCCCCGTCAGGCAGTGACGTGGCTCCCTACTGGCCAGCGTAGTGGCCGTACGCCTGCAGGCCGCCTCCCGCCGCCGCAGGAGGGAAGGACGAGCCCGCAGGTGAGCAGAGACGCCTCTTCTCCACACATTAACAACACTGTACAATAGTAGGTTGAAGCAAAGCAGAGCCCCCttcctgtactgtatgttaggtagaggatagagggaggtgaagaacacactgaaccccccccccaacccacaacaaaaaattaaactgaataaaacttcaacaaaagtgaaataaaacaaaaaataaaacatacacatacGTTTTTGTTCCTAGTTTAAATTGCAGAGAAGATGGGAGGGATTTGCCCCTGGGAGGAATGCTCACGCCAATTCCTGCTGGCGTGACAAATCCCTCTCTGCCAacccaaaccccccccccaaaaaccccccccccccccttccttccttccttccggctggttggttggttggtgcCGTAGCGAAATATAAGGGTACTGGAAGGTCTGTAAGTCCTGCTGGCACCGAGGAAGGGGGCCAGGCCGTCTTTCCTTCTCTCTATCTTATCTTCTATCACCCCCGGGGCTGCTGTCTCACCGCCGCCCCCGCTCATCTCTCCGTCACGTGGTTTTGTGAAGAAGGGGAGGGTGCTGAGGCTGGGGCGGAAGGTGCTGGGGTGGGCGCGGGTGGCGGGACAGGGGTGCAAAGGACTTCGGACAGGTCGTCCATGATACAGGTCTCCTTGGGTTCGACCAGGTTGAATTCCCTTACGAAAACGATGAAATGTGCATACAGAGTGTTCAAGTGGCCCTGCAGGTCCAGAGCCACTGTCTCTTTAAAGTGCGCCCAGTAGAGGTGAGCCAGCACGTGGAACAGGTACCGGCAGATCTTCTTTACCAAGGACTCAAAAGAGTTGGGGAACTCTTTGCCTGAAGGGAGGAAAACGGAAACAAAAGCAGACAGGAGAGACTGGATTAGGCACAGTAATAGTCAGAAGGGAGTTTAAAGGACAAGGCTGGGGTtgttctatatattttttttttatattatcaactagggctgggcgatatggagaaaatcaaatatcacgatatttttgaccaaatacctcgatatcgataccgcaacgatattgtagtgttgactattggcgctttcacaaaatatttacacaatgagatttttgataaataatcatcagtaatgtgggtataatgtctaagtgagtaaaggcaaataacagaacagttacaacagtctggtaagttcagaaaatgacttcactttactgtaatgcagcctttaaaaccaggaagaagacaacacttatgtcatattgcgatattacaatatccaaaatctaagacgatatctagtctcatatcatgataGATTACAGCTCTATTATCAACAGATCCTGTAAAAGACTTTCTGTACAATACTACATACTTTTAAGACTGGTCGAAAATATATCGTttcataaattattttttttttggaataatTTCCTTTGTACTGTAGTGTTTACAAAACGTCATCCAAGCAGAACATAGTGCTATTGTTGgagactattttcagctgcaaattaaaacacaattggtgctctaacaGCAGCAGGGCAGATTATTCAATCAGCTCAACACAGTGACCATgttcataataataaataatgtcaCCCAGTTTGGCTCATTGATGTTTTTAATacaatggaaaaataaaaaaatacatggaaaaatatTTCTACGGCACAGAGGAATGCcgtcatgggatttgttgacaataagaaaaaatatCGAAATTGATATATAGAATATATCACCGTCTTATCctttaaaagattaaaagtcCAACCACTGGCCTTTTGAATGATATATGAGCTAAAAATCACGAGTTGATAAATGGATTAGTTGTTCAAACATTCACAATATGTCAAGTTGcactttttactatttttttgaTAATACAACCAAATGAATAATCGAGAAATTAATCAGGAGAACAAGGgatagaaaaaataattgtaagaTGCAACCCTAACTAATATCACTATAATTTCTTTCAAATGTTAGTCGTTGGACCAGCACTCATTGACTCTATCCATCTGAAGCAGCAGGGGGCAGCAGTACAACATCAGTTACTTCTTAGAGGCAGGAGACCTTCAGAGGGAGACCACTCACCGTATTTTGTAGGAAAGATTTCCTCATCTGTGACCAGTTTCTGACAAAGACTCATTACGAAATCAACATATTGTGGAGCAGTGCACTTCGTCTTCTTCCCCCTCTCGTCATACCAGTAGTATATTCtgcaaagagaaagaaaacatgcCGATCCGTGTTGTCACATATGCCTTGCAAAATAGCATTTAAAAGACATTTCACTGAGGAAACGGGATGCCATTACACAACTGTGAACTGACTTTTAATTTATCATAATGAATgttttctaaagaatgcttgtGGTTAAAGCAGGAGCTGCGACGACACAAACAATGAGTATTTCTTTGTGAACAAAATGGCCAGATTATTCATCCAAGCAGGAAGAGATATAATTGGCCAATGTTTCATCACCTCACCATTTCCTCATATAGGGGAGAAACCTGGATGACACGGTTTAGAATGAAGATACCTGTGATACGCACGTCCTTATCCAGATATCACGTTTGCATGTTTTCATTCCAGTGGACTTTCTGAACTCCGTGCCCCGGAGCTTTAATTTCCTGATTGGGCCAAATTCCCCGCTGTTACAGGAGTTAACGGGACACTGATCCCtgatctccccccccccccccccccccagtcccACTGCTGATCAAACGTTTCCGGAGGGGGTGACCCTGACGGCTGTATTGCAGGCGGGCGGATCGGAGCGAACAAATGTCAGACAGCAGGTCAGCACTACAGAGCTAGTCACGCTAGCAGGTCAGCCAACACCTGAGACATACATAGATGAATGAGCTAACCAGGGAGGAGGCAGTGAAACAGGACGGGTAACCACGGAGACAAAAGGCCAGCTGACTGATCAGCGAGCTGGAAAGGTTAATTAATAAGCTGGTGAAAACGGTGAAAAGAAATGTGCATGCAGGTGTAACCGTTAGCAGTGTGGGTCTGGGAGGCAGACATTACAAATCCTGAGGAATGTAAAGAGTCTACATAACTGACCGTGCAGGAGGGGACCTACTGACCACAGCACCACGACCAGACTCTAACAATACACTTACTCACCCAGGATCAGACTGGGTTTGTGTGGGAGAGACAATGACTAAACTACAAACATGCCTTCTCCACTGCGACAGAGCCGCCCAGACATGATGACACTATGGCCGTATACAGCATACAGCGCGGCTACACAGGGTGGTTTACTTCCTGTTAATGAACACACGGGTTAGGGCTTGATAGGGTTTTATTGAATATGAATTTTTACAAAATTCTTTATTCAATATATGCAACGCTTGCTTACTtaattttaaaaacaacaacttatttttattttattttttttgtcacttttgttcaTAACAATTGTTTTGGAACGGGATGAATTGGGCTCATAGCTGTGTTATGGTACtttcttttaaatatataacagtgttttttcatgcattgcttttatttatttattatatcttTCATGtaatctcctttttcttctgTAATCTCCTAGAtgttgatattttattttagaaattatAGGGAGGGGTTAAGTGATCATGGAACCATAGTGGGAATGGTGGCACACAGTACAATGTGGGGggtcaaaatatatatatatatatatatatatatatatatatatatatatatatatatatatatatatatatatatatatatatctatctatctatctctggcTGCACCTGCACAGTGTTAATATTTAAACCATGTAATAAAAGCCATGAAACTATAACTTTAGGAATGACTCCAAGGATTAAAGTTCAGGTAAACAGAGTCAATGTTTGCAATTGAGCTAGATGACTACCTGAATGTTTTGCACACTCTTTGCAAATAGGACATTTAATAATTTATAAGAGATTTGTAATGATGCTtaatgaatgtgtgtattttaccAACCAAATCCAAAAAGGAAGTGGCTATAACAACCTTCCGCTAACGAAAAGAGTgagcacattaacacacacacacacacacacacacacacacacacacacacaaaaatggtctaaatatacacacacacacacacacacacacacacacacacacaaaaatggtcTAAATAGCTTCCAAATGGTTCCGTTCCTTCATAGCTCATGGAAACATTTTCTTCCAAAAATAGTGCCTTCGGGCAGGGGCGCTGACGCTGCTGCGACTGTGGCTCAGTCAGTTTTCACCACAGAGGAGGCGCGGGTGCCAGGTCCTGCACGGGCAGGAAAGGGTGGGGTGCCGGGCAGTGGGGAAGGTACAATCATAAATGGTGGGCCCTGACAGTAAGAGTTTAAgtcaaacacaaatacattcaACATTTCGGTTGAATCCAGAATGGAGCTGCGAGACAAACTAAAAGTGCTATGCGTTTTTAAGACATCGCCTCTGTTTTCCCCATGTCAATACACAGtgcaaacaaaaacatgttcatCTGCTCTGCTCTCTCAACTCTTCAAATCTTTTCTCAAGGTGTGGGCTACTAGCAGTAGCTTAAGGTGACTGCAGTGGAAAAATCCACTGTTGACTGAGAGGTTAACTAGTTACGAGTTGGTCTCTCACAGCAAATCTGTCATATACAGTACTGCATGTGTCATTTCTCAGTGGTTGTGTTGTTTGTCATTGATGTCATGGTCACCTTTTTAGCCAGTGTGTACGTTAGTGAGCACACTTGTAAATATGTTAAAAGCTGTGGAGTGAGCGTTGCGGTTTATCAAAGTGTGGGTAATCAGGTTTCTCCAGTCTTCAGTATACATGGGGGAATGCCTCGGTCCAAAGATGAGCTCACACATTAAAAAGGGCAACCCGCCCTGACAGGGCAAACTAGTTAGATTAATGCTTACAGATAGTCACCTCCCCTCTGTTAACATGGCATGAATAGGCCTCCATGTTATGATTATCCTTTAATATGAACTACTGCAGAGGTATGCCCTGCAGTAGCAGTTAAccactttttattattaatgaatTAGCCAGCAATTAACCCCCTGAAAACATCACAGACATTGTGTCACGGGTGCATCACAGCACTCCAATTAGgcagtgtgtgtgatgtgaatGATGTTAGCAGACTTCAGATAGCAgcaagaaacacaagctggCCCGCAGGGGATTAAAGGTGAAGCTGCACCAGCTCTATCTATCCCCAGTGTGCCTTTAGTCTCTCGCTGTTCTGCTCAGTGGTCAGATTTGATACATACTAAGCCTTGATGCAGCAGCTGCACAGGATGTGTTTGAGACTAATTCTGGTCCAGacgtcaacaacaacaaaaattgtCTAGACTCGTCTGCccattttttgtaaattaaaagTCACCTAAAAGATTCAACACAACGTGATTCTTTGCTGTTTCTGACCTCTGGGGATCTGCGTTTTATCTAACTCAAAATCTCTGCATATTCttctttaataattatgttatCAATGAGTAGGGGGAGTGGCAATTACAATTCCCTGACCAGTAAACAGGGTATTTTGTGTGGCTAGGGATGGGAAGAAAAAGAGGGAATtaggtattaaaaaaaaaaaaaaaaaaacacttgatttgtctaaaccagactgctgaagcctcaTAGTGGATTATAGTTTTAAGGCTTGAAAAATGTCCTTAAAATCTATCCGTAAAATATGCAGTGCTGCAGCACAGACACAGCAAGCATGGAGACACAATGTACATTCGTGGTAAATTTACAGCTTGCTGCAGTACTGCACATTCCAAGAACTGCGTGGGTAGATAAAAGACCAAAATTAACTGTGAGAGCGCACCCTCTGGAGTTGTGAGTCGTCCCTCGCTGACCGGGGAAGCATCCCTTGCTGAATTAACCAATTTCTGATAAATAAACCAATGGGCCTCGGCAGGTGAGCGATGAATAAACCATAAGCGGCGGAGATAACTTACGTGTTGCAGGCTGTCATGGCTTGACAGGTGTCCCCAGTGCAGAACTCTGAGATGGTGCTGTACTGCAGGTTGATAAGATTGAAGAATGTCGTCGCTGTGGCAAAGACAACAGAGAGATTTCAGAGCATGCAAATCAGTGTTTGTCATCTGTAACAAAGAATGAAATCATAGAGAGGATACCCTAATACATTTTCACGCCAGAAGGATATGAGTAACTAAATCACTACCAGAACATAAAAGAGTAATATGTGTGTCATGTCACATTCATCATGGATGACAATGTCACACCTAAAGTACTGTAGTGCATATGTCGCTGTGATCAATGGGACAGGCACAGTCACATGCACAAACTAATCCATCACGTCCTTCAACAGTGTGTGAGCCTCAAACAATAAAGGAAGTAATGGGGTGGCAGCTTTTGCAAAGTTGTTGCTCCAGTCACTGAAACAGGTATTTCTGCCACAAGGGAAGCTCCTACACAGCCTGTCAGAAGAAATGCATCGCTCAGTCAAACTAATTTGTTCTGTACGTTTGACATATGCAGACGTGTGAGATCCTTCTGGTATGGTGACACTCCTTAAACTGTACGTCTTTCTTTGCAAACAATTCATTTACTTAAAAGCTTGTAACAACATATTGGGGAACATAGCATtctcattcattttgcacttcaTTTTTGTTAGAGCTGAGTCAACATAATCATCCGTAACTAGCTGAAAGTATTTAATAAATAGACTGACAGTTTGTTGATTTaaacaattacaattacatGCAGAGGGGTACACTGGTACGAGCCACACTTTCTGTTTAACCTGCAACTTATGAGGCTCAAATGTGGTGGAAAATCAGCTATAAAGTGAAGTAGAAGCAATAGCTGACTTTGTGTTATAATTCCTTTACATTTTCACTTGTTCTAGTGAACTTTTGTTGTTGCCAATTCTGTCCCAAAATTATTATCTCATGTTGAGGCTGTTGGGAGGTCTGAACACTGTAGGCAACCCTTTAGAGAATAATAATTTAGGCTTCTACACTGAACCTCTCACACAGTACAGTAGCTCTACTGATCTGGCTTCAACTTGGGAAAACAGGTCTATGATTTTCTGTCAACTTCTGTTGAGCAGATCATCATACATCTTTCTGAAATGGCTGCGCCATGTGAAATGACTTTCATTGTTATTTCTCTTTCAATATGGAACGGAAGAACCAAAGGACACAATTTAAACGTCGTACCGTCCCACAGGAACCAGACAGAACCCATCCCCTCTTTTCCTGCTCAAGTAGGTAGCCACCAAGTGAGAAAGTATCTAGGGAAAGTACTGttggtttatatatatattatgtatgtagGCAGAATGAAATGGCTCCAATCATAATTGATTTGGTTAAACAAACTCTTTAATCAAAACATTGCTCAGCCCTATTGTTTGTGTTGAAACTAAAGCCCAATTAATGGAGGATACGAGTTGATCCAAGCCAGCTTAAACAAACTTCCAATTTCAACACATTAACATGTAAAAACACATCCCATCTGTTTTATATAACAACGTTTTATCAgcctaaaataaaaaaggcaagaatgcttgttttttttcctttccccTAGCGAGCACCTGGTTTGGATATGTAACCAAAAcaaagtcagagagacagacaaaataaaGA
Coding sequences within it:
- the mob2a gene encoding MOB kinase activator 2a isoform X1, which translates into the protein MVGDYCSYSGDKTDMHSQRNSKNGLSCKMVLQAVGRVLRKSKTKPNGKKPPAEEKKQYLELEYTKIRVVDFDLKELVVLPREIDLNEWLASNTTTFFNLINLQYSTISEFCTGDTCQAMTACNTIYYWYDERGKKTKCTAPQYVDFVMSLCQKLVTDEEIFPTKYGKEFPNSFESLVKKICRYLFHVLAHLYWAHFKETVALDLQGHLNTLYAHFIVFVREFNLVEPKETCIMDDLSEVLCTPVPPPAPTPAPSAPASAPSPSSQNHVTER
- the mob2a gene encoding MOB kinase activator 2a isoform X3 — its product is MRFKRNGSYTLNRKSKTKPNGKKPPAEEKKQYLELEYTKIRVVDFDLKELVVLPREIDLNEWLASNTTTFFNLINLQYSTISEFCTGDTCQAMTACNTIYYWYDERGKKTKCTAPQYVDFVMSLCQKLVTDEEIFPTKYGKEFPNSFESLVKKICRYLFHVLAHLYWAHFKETVALDLQGHLNTLYAHFIVFVREFNLVEPKETCIMDDLSEVLCTPVPPPAPTPAPSAPASAPSPSSQNHVTER
- the mob2a gene encoding MOB kinase activator 2a isoform X4, whose protein sequence is MDWLMGKSKTKPNGKKPPAEEKKQYLELEYTKIRVVDFDLKELVVLPREIDLNEWLASNTTTFFNLINLQYSTISEFCTGDTCQAMTACNTIYYWYDERGKKTKCTAPQYVDFVMSLCQKLVTDEEIFPTKYGKEFPNSFESLVKKICRYLFHVLAHLYWAHFKETVALDLQGHLNTLYAHFIVFVREFNLVEPKETCIMDDLSEVLCTPVPPPAPTPAPSAPASAPSPSSQNHVTER
- the mob2a gene encoding MOB kinase activator 2a isoform X2: MGVLVCCDCFFYRKSKTKPNGKKPPAEEKKQYLELEYTKIRVVDFDLKELVVLPREIDLNEWLASNTTTFFNLINLQYSTISEFCTGDTCQAMTACNTIYYWYDERGKKTKCTAPQYVDFVMSLCQKLVTDEEIFPTKYGKEFPNSFESLVKKICRYLFHVLAHLYWAHFKETVALDLQGHLNTLYAHFIVFVREFNLVEPKETCIMDDLSEVLCTPVPPPAPTPAPSAPASAPSPSSQNHVTER